Within the Serratia sp. UGAL515B_01 genome, the region CAGGCACCGGTAACAGCGAAGCCAGTTCGATCGACTGTGGTTGCCCAATATGCTGAGCAAAGGCTTCAAATACCTGCGTGGTGCCGCGTGCTTTACCCTCCAACGTGTAGCCTGCAATATGCGCGGTAGCAATATCCACCCAGTCCAGTAGTGCTAAGGAGAGGTTTGGCTCAGGTTCCCATACGTCCAACACCGTACTCAACCTTTTCCCCTGCTCCAACACGTTGAGCAATGCCGCGTTGTGCACTACCGCACCTCGGCTGGCATTGATCAGGATCCGATCTTCCGGCATAGCGTCAAGCAGCTCTGCGTTGACCAAATGCAATGACTTGTACGGACCAGTCTTGTTCAGTGGAGTGTGGAAGGTCAGGATATCGGCTTCTGCCACCAATTTTTCCAGTGGCCAAAACTCCCCGGCATCGCCACGCGCAGCGCGCGGCGGGTCACACAATAATGTGCGAACCCCCAACGCTTTGAGACGTGCATCCAAACGGGAGCCGACATTGCCAACACCAACAATCCCCACGGTTTTATCAAGCAAGTGGAAGCCATCGCGCTCTGCCAGCGTCAACAGCGCGGAGAACACATATTCCACGACGGCGATAGCATTGCAGCCTGGTGCAGCAGAAAAACCAATCCCCATCTGTTGTAGCCAAGCGAGGTCAACATGGTCTGTCCCTGCTGTCGCAGTACCCACAAAACTAATACCCGTACCGGCCAATAATTCCTGATTCACTTTAGTCACAGAACGCACCATAAGTGCGTTAGCATCTGCCAATGCATCACGCGGAATAGGTCGGCCAGGCACGGCCTGTACTTCACCCAGGCGACCAAACAGGTCTAGCGCGTAGGGCATATTTTCATCAACCAGGATCTTCACGTTGTTCTCCAAGAATAGGTGACGTTCAAGCAGAAAATAGTTTGCCACTGAATGGTACAGAAACCCAATGTTGTTATGTACGGCGAAAGCGTTCTGGCGTGGTTCCCGCGATTTGCTGGAACATGACAATAAATGCTGAAGCCGAACTGTAACCAACATCAAGAGCCACATCCTGTACGGTTTTCCCCCGCTCAAGCAATGAAAGTGCGTGCAAAAAACGCAGACGTTGGCGCCATTCGCTAAATGACATCCCCAACTCTTGCTGACAACGGCGCGATAAGGTGCGTTCAGTGGTATAAACTCGCCGAGCCCAAAGCGCCAGCGGCGTATTATCTGCCGGACAACGCTCCAGCGCTTCAAGCACTGGACCCAAGAATTTGTCTTTCGAGGTAGGCAGATAGGTCTGCTGGATTGGCGAAATACGTAACTGGTCTATCATCACCAGACACAAGCGTAAATCTTCCTCGGTGTGCGGTTCCAGCATCTTGCGTACCAGGCAGTCTTCGACGATGGCACTAAACACCGGGGAAACATTAATCAAGCAAGCTTGTTCTGGCAGCCCCGAACAGCAGTCCTTGGCGATGTTAATGGTACGAAACAGTGCGGGTTTGCGGTTATAGCTGGAATGTTCCGTACCTATTGGTACCCAGACGGCAAACTCTGGCGGAGCAAGAAAACGCTGACCAGCAATATTCAGGGCGATCACCCCCGTTTTGACACAAACCAATTGTCCCCAGTCATGACTGTGTGGCAGATACTCAGTATCCGCATTGGTTTCTTCGCAACAGATAAACAGCGTGTGCGGTGCTTTTATGTTAGCACTGGGGGAATGACGGGTTTCAGCCATAATGATGTTGTCTTGTATTCGCGAGATCCTGTCTGATTATCACTATATATAATAAATCAGACACGGTTAGACTAGCCAGCTTGCGCTATATTGTTGAGAATAATTATCATGAATGCACTTTTTCCCCTGCTGGCTGTACTTATCTGGTCGATCAACGCGATAGTCAGTAAAGTGTCGGCAACCGCTATCGATCCTGCAGCTATTTCTTTTTACCGCTGGTTACTGGCATTAATCGTTCTAACCCCTTTCATGCTGCCGGGAACGATCCGTAACTGGCCGACCATCCGCACCAACGGGTGGAAGCTGATGATCCTTGGGTTACTTGGTATGGTGTTATACCAGAGTTTAGCTTACTACGCCGCACACAGCGTCAGCGCTTTGTTTATGGGGATACTTAACTCATTAATCCCACTTTTGACGGTTTTGATCAGCATTTTAGTGCTACGTGTTGTACCCACTGTTGGCATCGCCTTGGGCACCCTGCTTTCTTTAGCTGGGTTGGTCTGGCTAGTCAGCGGCGGTCAACCGGGGTTGTTATTGCAGCACGGTATCGGTAAGGGTGAATGGCTGATGTTCGGCGCTTCAGCGTCCTATGCACTATACGGCGTATTGACTAAACGCTGGGCAATCGCGTTGCCTAACTGGCAATCACTGTATATGCAGATCCTATTTGGTGTGATATTGCTGCTGCCAAACTTCCTGATGACACAGGACGTCCAGCTCAATGGCCAGAATATTCCGTTGGTGCTGTTTGCCGGCATTCCCGCCTCTATCCTCGCGCCATTCTTGTGGATCCAAGGGGTAATGCGTCTGGGAGCTAACAAAGCTTCCATTTTTATGAACCTGGCCCCGGTGTTCACCGCCATTATCGCCGTGTTGTTCCTGCATGAGCATTTACACAGTTATCACCTCATCGGCGGTGGGATCACACTGCTGGGGGTTATTCTGTCACAACGCCTGCGTACACCTCTAAACAAGCGTTGTTAATACCGCTCCACATCACGCTTTCAGACGGTGGAATAATGAGGAATACCGACACGCCGTGCCCTTCACATTGGGGGCTGGTATCGCGCATCCCTGCGCTCAACGGTCGGCTAACCTGCATCACACCCACCTGTAGCAATATTACGCTCAGCTATTTAGACGAACGCAAGTGTTGTAACCATTGAGTAG harbors:
- the pdxB gene encoding 4-phosphoerythronate dehydrogenase PdxB; the protein is MKILVDENMPYALDLFGRLGEVQAVPGRPIPRDALADANALMVRSVTKVNQELLAGTGISFVGTATAGTDHVDLAWLQQMGIGFSAAPGCNAIAVVEYVFSALLTLAERDGFHLLDKTVGIVGVGNVGSRLDARLKALGVRTLLCDPPRAARGDAGEFWPLEKLVAEADILTFHTPLNKTGPYKSLHLVNAELLDAMPEDRILINASRGAVVHNAALLNVLEQGKRLSTVLDVWEPEPNLSLALLDWVDIATAHIAGYTLEGKARGTTQVFEAFAQHIGQPQSIELASLLPVPEFSEVRLNRPLDEGMLKRLMHLVYDVRRDDAPLRKVAGLPGEFDRLRKHYQERREWSSLQVLCDDSASAELLHKLGFGVR
- a CDS encoding helix-turn-helix transcriptional regulator; the encoded protein is MAETRHSPSANIKAPHTLFICCEETNADTEYLPHSHDWGQLVCVKTGVIALNIAGQRFLAPPEFAVWVPIGTEHSSYNRKPALFRTINIAKDCCSGLPEQACLINVSPVFSAIVEDCLVRKMLEPHTEEDLRLCLVMIDQLRISPIQQTYLPTSKDKFLGPVLEALERCPADNTPLALWARRVYTTERTLSRRCQQELGMSFSEWRQRLRFLHALSLLERGKTVQDVALDVGYSSASAFIVMFQQIAGTTPERFRRT
- a CDS encoding DMT family transporter gives rise to the protein MNALFPLLAVLIWSINAIVSKVSATAIDPAAISFYRWLLALIVLTPFMLPGTIRNWPTIRTNGWKLMILGLLGMVLYQSLAYYAAHSVSALFMGILNSLIPLLTVLISILVLRVVPTVGIALGTLLSLAGLVWLVSGGQPGLLLQHGIGKGEWLMFGASASYALYGVLTKRWAIALPNWQSLYMQILFGVILLLPNFLMTQDVQLNGQNIPLVLFAGIPASILAPFLWIQGVMRLGANKASIFMNLAPVFTAIIAVLFLHEHLHSYHLIGGGITLLGVILSQRLRTPLNKRC